The sequence GACGAGGACTTCCTGACCCGACCCCGGATGAGCCGCATCTTCTACCGGGGCGCCCTGTTCAACTACCCGCTCAGTGCCATGAACGCGCTGCGCAACCTGGGTCTGCCGGAGGCCGCCCGCTGCCTCGGCTCGTACGCCCGCGCCCGACTGCGGCCACCGCGGGACCAGTCACACTTCGAGGGCTGGGTGTCGGCCCGGTTCGGCTGGCGGCTGTACTCGATCTTCTTCAAGACGTACACGGAGAAGGTCTGGGGTATGCCGGCGGACCGGTTGCAGGCCGACTGGGCAGCGCAACGGATCAAGAACCTGTCGCTGGCCACGGCGATCCGCAACGCCGTGCTGCCCCGGCGTCGACGCACCGACGTGACCAGCCTGATCGAGGAGTTCCAGTACCCGAAGTACGGGCCCGGGATGATGTGGGAGCGCTGCGCCGAACAGGTCCGCGAGCGGGGCGGTCGGCTGTCCACCGGCAGTTGGGTCACCGCCGTGCACCGCGACCCGGCCCGGCGGCGGGCGATCAGCGTGACCGTCAACGGCGCGGGCGGGCAGCGTACCGAAGCGGCCGACCATGTGATCTCGTCCATGCCGATCTCGGAGCTGGTGGCCGCGCTTCACCCGCCGGCACCGCCGGAGGTGCGGGCCTGCGCGGCCGACCTGCGCTACCGCGACTTCCTGACGGTCGCCCTGGTCGTGCCGGCGGAGTTCTCGTTTCCGGACAACTGGATCTACGTGCACGACCCGGAGGTACGGGTGGGCCGGATCCAGAACTTCGGCTCCTGGTCGCCGTACCTCGTCAAGGACGGCCGCACCTGCCTGGGCCTGGAGTACTTCGTGTTCGAGGACGACGAGATGTGGCGTACCCCGGATGCCGACCTGGTGGCCCTCGGCACCGCGGAGCTGGAGCGGTTGGGGTTGGTGCGACAGGGCGTGGTGGAGGCCGGCTACGTCGTGCGCATGCCCAAGGCCTACCCGGTGTACGACGAGCGCTATCAGCACAACGTGGACGTGATCCGGGCCTGGCTGGCCGAGGCGGTGCCGAACGTGCACCCGGTGGGCCGCAACGGCATGCACCGCTACAACAACCAGGACCATTCGATGCTCACCGCGATGCTCACCGCCGAGAACATCGCCACCGGGAGTGCCCACGACGTCTGGTCGGTCAACGTGGAGCAGGACTACCACGAGGAATCATCCGGCGGAGACAACCGGCGCGGCACCGGCCGGGACGCGCCGGTGGTGCCCAGCCGGATCATCGCGGCCCCGATCACCGCGCCGGAGGGGTCGGACGACCGAGCCTCTGTCGCAGCTCCCCCGTCTCACGCATGAAGCCGAGCACGATCTCGCGGAACGAGTCGACGGACAGGTCGACGGCGGACTGGAACTTCGCGAAGGCCAGGTCGATGTCGGATCGCTCGCGGTCCTTGTCCCAACCGATCGGATTCGGCGTCTGGAACTGCTGACAGGCCACCAGCAGCGCGCGGCCCTGCTGGAAGTTCACCGACGGTACGTTCCAGACGGTCCCGGCCATGATCCGCACCCCGTCCAGCAGGACGAGCGCGGCGGTGAGCCGCTCAAGTCCGTCACTCGGCGACAGTGTGTGGGAGCGGACGAACATCGCCCCGAGCGCGACGAGCAGGCCGACGTCCGTGAAGTCGTGCAGGAACCTGTCGACCAACGGCGCGGTCTCCGGCCCGACGGCGGTCGCGATCTCGTCCCGGATGGAGTGCATGTCGGTGGCGAGCCGGGAGAAGCTGCCCACCCGCGCGATCGTATGGGCGAGCTTGCCGTAACCCTCCGAGAGGGTGCCGTGCAGTTCGAGCCGTGCCAGGGCGCAGACGATCGACGCGGAGAAGTCCGTCGACTCGTGGAGTTCGGCTCGTGCCGCCGCCACCACCAGCTCATCCCGGGTGCACTCCCCCGCCGCGTAGGCCTGCGACAGCGATTCGCACGCGCCCACGGCGGCCCGCATGCGCAACAGCGGATCGCCGAGCGCGAGACGGTAGGCGTCGACGTAGGCGGCCGCCGCCGCGGGGAACTGCCGCCGGTGCCGGCGGTGGGCCGCGAGCAGGTGTGCCATCCGAGGGCTGGACGGGAAGGCCCGCCGCCCACGGGTCAGGATCTCGTCGACCGCGCGGAGGTCGAGGGGGGTGTGCGCCACGATGGCGAGGGCCGTCTTGAGCTGGAGCTCGTTGTGGGCTTCCCGCTCGACCGCCTCGACGGAGTCGCCGCACCGCCTCGCCAGGGAGACGAGTCTCCTCCGGCGCACCTCGCCGAGCTGTTCGAGCACGGCCAGCTTGTGTGGGATCGGGCGGTTCAACCAGCGCTCATCGGACATCCGCGCCTGCCTCAGCAGGGAACCCTCGATCGCCCACTCCGTGCGCACCAACCGGTACTCGATCTCCACGATGAGCGGAGTGACCTGCGGGTGACTCTTCCGCCACCTGCGGTAGGCCCGCTTGATCGGCGCGAGTTGGCTCTCGGCGGAGCGGTGCGCGGGCAGGTCCGAGTCGACAGCGTTGTCGCCCTCCCGGGTCACCTTCAGCGTGGAGTCGGCGACGAGCAGACTCAGGAACGCGTCGGCGGTCGGAGCGTTCTGCACGGTCCAGGTCAGCAGGTCGCGCGCGAGCTGAAGTCGCCCCGGTTCCCCGGTGCGTCGGCTCCGCTCCAGCCGATGCAGGCGCCGCTGCTGCCGCGCGATGGCCAGCAGGGGACGGCTGTCCCCGGCCAGAGCGAGCGACTTGAGCAGCTCCACGTGCAGCGTGAGCGCGCGCAGCGCTCTGGTGAGGAAGACCTCCGTGAGCGTCTGGTCGGCACTGAAGTCGGCGGCGCGACCGATCAGCGAGACGTACATCGTCCAGGTGCCCGGGTCGGCCAGGAAGGAGCGATCGTCCTCCAGCTGGGACAGGCACCACTCGCCGACAGCGCGGAGGCCGTCCGGGGAGGGCAACGGCCGGACGGTGACCGCGCGGAGCACGTCGTGCAGCACGATCCGCACGTCGGCGCGGCCGGACAGGTGCTCGTCGACGACGACGGCACTCATCCACGCCCCGAGCGCGGCGCCGACGGCATCGTCCGCGCCGACCCCCAGCCACCACGCCAGCACGAGCACCTGGGCATCCTGGACCTGCTCGAAGTGGCTTCCCGTCTCGACGATGCGGTTGACCGTGCGTGACCCGCCGATCTCGGTGAACGTGCGGCTGGCGGCCGCCACGTCGCCCGCGTGGATCTGGCTGCGCCAGAGCCGAAGGCGGACCCGCATCGACGGGCCGCGTTCGTTCCCCCGGCCTTCGAGCTCGACGATCTGCCGGTAGAGCGACTCCACCCACTCGGGTCTCATGGATCGGCTGGACACGCGATGAGCGATGTCCTGCATGGCGAGCCCCTGTGCGGACGTCAGGGCGTCAACCTCGAAGACGAACGGGGCGGTGCCCGGCCATTCGTCGAGCCAGATGGCGTCGGCGCTGAACGCGCCAGGAGCCAGTTCCCGGCGGGTTGCCGCGGGCGCGCGAATGCCGAGTGGGTCGTGGGCGGAGGTCAGTACCTGCTGTTCGAGATCCTGCCCGGTGAGCGGCGGCACGTCGTGGGAGCCCTCTCCGTCTGGGCCGGCTCCGACACCGGCGACCGTCAGCCCGGGGTCGCCGAGGGCCGCGATCGGGTCGTCCAGGAGCGCTGTGGCGGGGTCGAGGATGGGCAGATCGAATCGTTCGGACAGGGCGATGGCGAGGTCGATCGCGTCGTCGTCTTCGTTCTGCCGGCAGGCCTCCAGGATCTCCCCGGGGAGGAGGCACCGCGGGTCGACGAGTTCCAGCGCGTTCTCCGCCTCCTGCCGCGACACTCGCCCGAGGGTTGCCCGTGCGATCAGCGTGGCCGCGTCCCGACGACCGATCGGCCCCACCTCGACCGCTGTGGAGAGTCCGACGCAGGACAGCTCGTCGCCGAGGTCCCGACCGACGAGGACGACCGCGGCGTTCATCTGTTCGGCGGCCTTCATGAGCGCCGCGAGATCCGCGTCGGCCGCAGTGTCGACGACCTGGTGCTGGAGGTCGATGACGAGCCGACCTCCGCGCAGGTCGCGCATGATCGTCCAGCAGGCCAATGCCAGCGTCTCCTCGTCGGAGCGGCTGCCGAACGGGTCCTGCGGGATGGTCACACCGAGCACCGGGAGGACGATCCCCACCACGGGATGCTGCGCGGGGACCGGAGGGGCCAACGCCGCGTCGACGTACGCCGTGTCGCCGGCGGGGATGTGCGCGAGGCGCACCCACACGCCGGCCAGCGCCGACTTACCGGCGAGTGCGTCACCGACGACGAGCCGGTGGCGGGGTCCGTCGCGCGAATCCAGCGCGGCGATCTCGTCCTCCCGGCCGATGAGGTCCACCAGCTCCGAGGGCGCGTCTCCGCGGATCAGACTGCGCGGAGGCCAGGTGAGTCCGCTGGCGGCGTGCCTGATCTGCATCCGGCGGTCGTCGGTGTCCAGGCCCAGCGAGGTGCGGATCTGGACGATCTCCGTACCCAGCAGGGCGTGTCCGCCCAGATCCGTCTGCCGTCCCCGCGTGACGCGGACCATGCCGACGAGCCGGCCGTCCTCGCGGTCGAGCACCGGCGCGCCGCTGTATCCCCGCTGGATCTGCCCCGACCGCAGCTTGAGCCAGGCGACCCCGTCGTCCTCGACGAGCCCTTCGTTGACGACGAGCGTCGTCTCGGCTCGCCGGTCGACGCAGCTGACGACCACATATTCCGCAGCAAGAGCGGGGGGACGGGTGTCCGGGATGAACCAGAACTCGTCCGACTCCTCCACGGTCAGGAGGCAGAGGTCGCGCTGCTTGTCCCAGAGCAGGACGGTCGCCGGCTCGTCGACCGCGTCGGCGGACCGGCCGATGCGACGGATCTTCACC comes from Micromonospora vinacea and encodes:
- a CDS encoding S1 family peptidase encodes the protein MADVESGRHLWAGLVGVHQGSVKQTGFMIGPRAIATATHGLDRTGPVKIRRIGRSADAVDEPATVLLWDKQRDLCLLTVEESDEFWFIPDTRPPALAAEYVVVSCVDRRAETTLVVNEGLVEDDGVAWLKLRSGQIQRGYSGAPVLDREDGRLVGMVRVTRGRQTDLGGHALLGTEIVQIRTSLGLDTDDRRMQIRHAASGLTWPPRSLIRGDAPSELVDLIGREDEIAALDSRDGPRHRLVVGDALAGKSALAGVWVRLAHIPAGDTAYVDAALAPPVPAQHPVVGIVLPVLGVTIPQDPFGSRSDEETLALACWTIMRDLRGGRLVIDLQHQVVDTAADADLAALMKAAEQMNAAVVLVGRDLGDELSCVGLSTAVEVGPIGRRDAATLIARATLGRVSRQEAENALELVDPRCLLPGEILEACRQNEDDDAIDLAIALSERFDLPILDPATALLDDPIAALGDPGLTVAGVGAGPDGEGSHDVPPLTGQDLEQQVLTSAHDPLGIRAPAATRRELAPGAFSADAIWLDEWPGTAPFVFEVDALTSAQGLAMQDIAHRVSSRSMRPEWVESLYRQIVELEGRGNERGPSMRVRLRLWRSQIHAGDVAAASRTFTEIGGSRTVNRIVETGSHFEQVQDAQVLVLAWWLGVGADDAVGAALGAWMSAVVVDEHLSGRADVRIVLHDVLRAVTVRPLPSPDGLRAVGEWCLSQLEDDRSFLADPGTWTMYVSLIGRAADFSADQTLTEVFLTRALRALTLHVELLKSLALAGDSRPLLAIARQQRRLHRLERSRRTGEPGRLQLARDLLTWTVQNAPTADAFLSLLVADSTLKVTREGDNAVDSDLPAHRSAESQLAPIKRAYRRWRKSHPQVTPLIVEIEYRLVRTEWAIEGSLLRQARMSDERWLNRPIPHKLAVLEQLGEVRRRRLVSLARRCGDSVEAVEREAHNELQLKTALAIVAHTPLDLRAVDEILTRGRRAFPSSPRMAHLLAAHRRHRRQFPAAAAAYVDAYRLALGDPLLRMRAAVGACESLSQAYAAGECTRDELVVAAARAELHESTDFSASIVCALARLELHGTLSEGYGKLAHTIARVGSFSRLATDMHSIRDEIATAVGPETAPLVDRFLHDFTDVGLLVALGAMFVRSHTLSPSDGLERLTAALVLLDGVRIMAGTVWNVPSVNFQQGRALLVACQQFQTPNPIGWDKDRERSDIDLAFAKFQSAVDLSVDSFREIVLGFMRETGELRQRLGRPTPPAR
- a CDS encoding NAD(P)/FAD-dependent oxidoreductase → MSEQNGTVIIGAGPAGLTAAYELLRHGRSVQVFEADEVVGGISRTVERDGWRFDIGGHRFFTKVPRVEAFWHEILPDEDFLTRPRMSRIFYRGALFNYPLSAMNALRNLGLPEAARCLGSYARARLRPPRDQSHFEGWVSARFGWRLYSIFFKTYTEKVWGMPADRLQADWAAQRIKNLSLATAIRNAVLPRRRRTDVTSLIEEFQYPKYGPGMMWERCAEQVRERGGRLSTGSWVTAVHRDPARRRAISVTVNGAGGQRTEAADHVISSMPISELVAALHPPAPPEVRACAADLRYRDFLTVALVVPAEFSFPDNWIYVHDPEVRVGRIQNFGSWSPYLVKDGRTCLGLEYFVFEDDEMWRTPDADLVALGTAELERLGLVRQGVVEAGYVVRMPKAYPVYDERYQHNVDVIRAWLAEAVPNVHPVGRNGMHRYNNQDHSMLTAMLTAENIATGSAHDVWSVNVEQDYHEESSGGDNRRGTGRDAPVVPSRIIAAPITAPEGSDDRASVAAPPSHA